In a genomic window of Tachysurus vachellii isolate PV-2020 chromosome 13, HZAU_Pvac_v1, whole genome shotgun sequence:
- the adra1bb gene encoding adrenoceptor alpha 1Bb — MTAKNDSYGLYNWTECNGTGAHHPPVHLSRALPLAIVLGTFIVFAAVGNALVVASVLRDRRLRAPTHWLIANLAAADLLLSVAVLPVSSAHEILERWAFGSVFCDVWAALDVLCCTASILSLCVISVDRYVGVSRPLAYSRIVTRRRAALAALSVWLASLLISVGPLLGWKQARSPDDTACDITEEPYYALFSSLASFYIPLAVILAMYCRVYIVAKRTSRSLELGVRKERINSTDVTLRMHQCSRSREDSAQHQRSALSVTVLKFSREKKAAKTVGVLVGAFTVCWLPFFITLPIVSFNADLRPPDTVFKFVFWLGYFNSCVNPVIYPCYSREFRRAFARTLRCRRRGSVWRTFPPHGTSSCQTRKDSRDSMENFGSYVYGSQRTLSFSSPCPSPAFHSKSPFPFPDHGHFHPRSRNNSVFAESVTTDHPLEPVREDTLQDNGQINPINAETFSNSETKDQSSSREHCS; from the exons ATGACTGCCAAAAATGACTCGTACGGGCTCTATAACTGGACCGAGTGTAACGGGACCGGGGCGCACCACCCGCCCGTGCACCTCTCTCGCGCGCTGCCACTGGCAATAGTCCTGGGGACGTTCATCGTCTTCGCGGCGGTCGGCAACGCGCTGGTCGTGGCGTCGGTGCTGCGTGACAGGCGCCTGCGCGCACCCACACACTGGCTCATTGCGAACCTGGCGGCGGCGGACCTCCTGCTAAGCGTCGCCGTGCTGCCGGTGTCTTCAGCGCACGAGATCCTTGAACGCTGGGCGTTTGGGAGCGTTTTCTGCGACGTGTGGGCCGCGCTGGACGTCTTGTGCTGCACGGCGTCCATCCtgagcctgtgcgtcatctcCGTGGACCGGTACGTCGGCGTGAGCCGTCCGCTTGCTTACTCACGCATCGTGACGCGCCGCCGCGCCGCGCTCGCCGCGCTCTCAGTGTGGCTCGCTTCCCTGCTCATCTCCGTGGGGCCGCTGCTGGGATGGAAGCAGGCGCGCTCGCCGGACGACACCGCTTGTGACATCACTGAGGAGCCTTACTACGCGCTCTTCTCCTCGCTCGCGTCCTTCTACATCCCGCTAGCCGTCATCCTCGCCATGTACTGCCGGGTCTACATTGTGGCTAAACGTACGAGTCGGAGTTTGGAGCTGGGCGTCCGGAAGGAGAGAATAAACTCCACGGACGTCACGTTGAGGATGCATCAGTGCTCCAGGTCGCGCGAGGACTCGGCGCAGCACCAAAGGAGCGCGCTTTCGGTCACGGTCCTGAAATTCTCCCGGGAAAAAAAGGCAGCCAAAACGGTAGGAGTTCTGGTCGGAGCGTTCACCGTGTGCTGGCTGCCGTTCTTCATCACCTTACCCATCG TCTCCTTCAACGCTGACCTGCGTCCTCCAGACACCGTCTTCAAATTCGTCTTCTGGCTCGGTTACTTCAACAGCTGCGTGAACCCCGTCATCTACCCGTGTTACAGCCGTGAGTTCCGCAGGGCGTTTGCTCGAACCCTGCGCTGTCGGAGGCGCGGCTCGGTGTGGAGGACGTTTCCGCCTCACGGCACCTCGTCCTGCCAGACCAGGAAAGACTCCAGAGACTCcatggagaactttggcagctACGTGTATGGCAGCCAGAGGACGCTGTCCTTCTCCAGCCCATGTCCCAGTCCTGCCTTTCACAGCAAGAGTCCGTTTCCGTTCCCAGACCATGGACACTTTCACCCACGGAGCAGGAACAACTCGGTTTTTGCAGAGAGCGTTACAACAGATCATCCTCTGGAGCCTGTTAGGGAGGACACGCTGCAGGACAACGGACAAATAAATCCCATAAACGCAGAGACGTTCTCCAACAGCGAGACGAAAGATCAGTCAAGCAGCAGAGAACATTGTTCTTAA